The following coding sequences are from one Dreissena polymorpha isolate Duluth1 chromosome 8, UMN_Dpol_1.0, whole genome shotgun sequence window:
- the LOC127842703 gene encoding receptor for retinol uptake STRA6-like isoform X1, with amino-acid sequence MTSRHTLVGAITGLLYSAGWFAFQMYRLVLQGSCFANYTYLDVYTPPGPIIIIELPTAIFSLLVVIKFGWKLFKCLRKKKFTKSLYEEGNKKMCRYCDVIYVKHLLKKNHTNAEILNKTMPLYRKLFNHMTKPVPGFKFPIAMLITASVSCVFVYYITAYLALYMDTWFKPFTEYYDLITAANAIATILTFLCGMRNIYLVLINYRRDMRRLYRGDRTFIPSSLKKASPKTYMAQGMRFVGNSIVGSLWGSVFAYMVLFVPLALMMCVLRELSKAGMIHHLLNRLQWLIYPVCTIIIFKVQIVLVGKFFMQPKLDPGDKHRPLAIDNRIVYDVFTFFLVFLNASIGIIQFVKRVLLSVILGAFLIPRMDRSLLMRGYETMDKCYTNYVGMILVDVAHNHPVMRVFCHVSKDAMMRTRARATPTTENPIYGDVRNVENNHEQLSPARKRWYLIYTLLRNPQLQESRVRSKPTPPSSAVVVDVNEIELSTKSLADDMSADTLGCRLRCWKERTFTIPPNITTNIMAALVVFAILIIYVGLPLLLTNFSKLLVI; translated from the exons ATGACATCTCGACACACGCTGGTAGGGGCCATAACGGGGTTGCTCTACTCGGCCGGATG GTTTGCTTTCCAGATGTATAGGCTGGTTCTACAAGGAAGCTGCTTCGCCAATTACACATAT TTGGATGTGTATACGCCACCAGGTCCTATCATCATCATCGAGCTGCCGACTGCTATCTTTAGTCTCCTTGTCGTCATTAAGTTCGGCTGGAAGCTCTTTAAGTGCCTGAGGAAAAAGAAGTTTACAAAAAGTTTATATGAAGAG GGGAATAAAAAGATGTGCCGATATTGCGAcgtaatttatgtaaaacatCTTTTGAAGAAAAATCATACAAACGCCGAAATTTTGAACAA AACAATGCCGCTATACAGGAAGCTGTTTAATCACATGACAAAGCCTGTGCCAGGTTTTAAGTTTCCTATTGCCATGCTCATCACCGCCTCAGTATCGTGTGTGTTTGTGTACTAT ATAACAGCATATTTGGCGTTATACATGGACACGTGGTTCAAACCGTTTACCGAGTATTATGACTTGATTACAG CTGCCAACGCGATAGCGACCATTTTAACGTTCTTATGTGGTATGAGAAACATTTACCTGGTCCTTATTAACTACAG ACGAGACATGCGACGTCTGTACAGAGGTGATAGAACTTTCATTCCATCATCCCTGAAAAAGGCGTCGCCCAAAACATATATG GCCCAGGGTATGCGGTTTGTTGGCAACTCCATCGTGGGATCGCTCTGGG GATCTGTGTTCGCCTACATGGTTCTATTTGTTCCGTTGGCTCTAATGATGTGCGTTTTGCGGGAGCTGAGTAAGGCGGGAATGATTCACCACCTTCTGAATAGGCTGCAGTGGCTCAT tTACCCTGTGTGCACAATTATCATCTTCAAAGTACAGATCGTGCTGGTTGGCAAGTTTTTCATGCAGCCGAAGTTGGACCCCGGGGACAAACATAGACCTCTCGCCATTGATAACAG GATAGTCTATGACGTGTTCACTTTCTTCCTGGTATTCCTGAATGCAAGCATCGGGATCATCCAGTTTGTGAAGAGAGTGCTGCTTAGCGTCATCCTGGGCGCTTTCCTGATTCCCAGGATGGACAGAAGTCTTCTCATGCGCGGATATGAAACCATGGATAAAT GCTATACAAACTACGTAGGCATGATTCTAGTGGACGTGGCCCATAATCATCCTGTGATGCGTGTGTTTTGTCACGTGTCGAAGGACGCCATGATGCGCACGCGTGCGCGTGCCACACCGACCACGGAAAATCCGATATATGGAGACGTACGAAATGTTGAGAATAACCATGAAC AATTAAGCCCCGCAAGAAAGCGCTGGTACCTAATATACACGTTGTTAAGAAATCCACAACTTCAGGAATCACGGGTTCGTAGTAAACCGACCCCGCCGTCTTCCGCCGTCGTTGTTGACGTCAACGAAATCGAGCTTTCTACGAAATCGTTGGCAGACGACATGTCAGCAGACACTTTGGGCTGTCGTCTGCGGTGCTGGAAAGAACGGACATTTACAATACCTCCGAATATCACTACCAACATCATGGCGGCGCTGGTGGTGTTTGCGATCTTAATTATTTATGTCGGCCTTCCGTTGCTTTTAACAAATTTTTCTAAGTTGCTTGTCATCTGA
- the LOC127842703 gene encoding uncharacterized protein LOC127842703 isoform X2 — MTSRHTLVGAITGLLYSAGWFAFQMYRLVLQGSCFANYTYLDVYTPPGPIIIIELPTAIFSLLVVIKFGWKLFKCLRKKKFTKSLYEEGNKKMCRYCDVIYVKHLLKKNHTNAEILNKTMPLYRKLFNHMTKPVPGFKFPIAMLITASVSCVFVYYITAYLALYMDTWFKPFTEYYDLITAANAIATILTFLCGMRNIYLVLINYRRDMRRLYRGDRTFIPSSLKKASPKTYMAQGMRFVGNSIVGSLWGSVFAYMVLFVPLALMMCVLRELSKAGMIHHLLNRLQWLIYPVCTIIIFKVQIVLVGKFFMQPKLDPGDKHRPLAIDNRIVYDVFTFFLVFLNASIGIIQFVKRVLLSVILGAFLIPRMDRSLLMRGYETMDKCNLNCFEIALNYDVHQ, encoded by the exons ATGACATCTCGACACACGCTGGTAGGGGCCATAACGGGGTTGCTCTACTCGGCCGGATG GTTTGCTTTCCAGATGTATAGGCTGGTTCTACAAGGAAGCTGCTTCGCCAATTACACATAT TTGGATGTGTATACGCCACCAGGTCCTATCATCATCATCGAGCTGCCGACTGCTATCTTTAGTCTCCTTGTCGTCATTAAGTTCGGCTGGAAGCTCTTTAAGTGCCTGAGGAAAAAGAAGTTTACAAAAAGTTTATATGAAGAG GGGAATAAAAAGATGTGCCGATATTGCGAcgtaatttatgtaaaacatCTTTTGAAGAAAAATCATACAAACGCCGAAATTTTGAACAA AACAATGCCGCTATACAGGAAGCTGTTTAATCACATGACAAAGCCTGTGCCAGGTTTTAAGTTTCCTATTGCCATGCTCATCACCGCCTCAGTATCGTGTGTGTTTGTGTACTAT ATAACAGCATATTTGGCGTTATACATGGACACGTGGTTCAAACCGTTTACCGAGTATTATGACTTGATTACAG CTGCCAACGCGATAGCGACCATTTTAACGTTCTTATGTGGTATGAGAAACATTTACCTGGTCCTTATTAACTACAG ACGAGACATGCGACGTCTGTACAGAGGTGATAGAACTTTCATTCCATCATCCCTGAAAAAGGCGTCGCCCAAAACATATATG GCCCAGGGTATGCGGTTTGTTGGCAACTCCATCGTGGGATCGCTCTGGG GATCTGTGTTCGCCTACATGGTTCTATTTGTTCCGTTGGCTCTAATGATGTGCGTTTTGCGGGAGCTGAGTAAGGCGGGAATGATTCACCACCTTCTGAATAGGCTGCAGTGGCTCAT tTACCCTGTGTGCACAATTATCATCTTCAAAGTACAGATCGTGCTGGTTGGCAAGTTTTTCATGCAGCCGAAGTTGGACCCCGGGGACAAACATAGACCTCTCGCCATTGATAACAG GATAGTCTATGACGTGTTCACTTTCTTCCTGGTATTCCTGAATGCAAGCATCGGGATCATCCAGTTTGTGAAGAGAGTGCTGCTTAGCGTCATCCTGGGCGCTTTCCTGATTCCCAGGATGGACAGAAGTCTTCTCATGCGCGGATATGAAACCATGGATAAATGTAACCTTAATTGCTTTGAAATAGCCTTAAATTACGACGTTCATCAATAA